CTCAAGCTTGTGGCTAATCTGCCTTACAATATCGCAACTCCCATTGTCTCCAACCTCGTGGCTTCTGACCTTCCCTGGGATCGCATGGTGGTTACGATTCAATATGAGCTTGGATTGAAGATGTCCTGCAAACCTTCGACTTCTAACTACGGTGCCTTGTCGGTTTGGTTACAGTCACAATGTTTCGTCAAGCTTCTCAAAAAGTTAGGCCCCACTGTATTTTGGCCTCGACCGAAAGTCGATTCCGCCATCGTGCAATTAACTCCGAATCCACCACTCAAGAAAAAGATTAGAGATCGAGTTTTCTTCCAGGATTTTCTGAGGCGCGTGTTTCAGCACCGACGAAAGTTGATGCGTAGTACACTCGTTAGCATGTATAGCAAGCAACTATCTAAGTCTGAAGTGGATTCTATTTTATTAGAGCATGGGATCGTGAAAGAAAAAACACGCGCGGAAGAACTTACCGTTCCTAGCTTGATTGAATTAGCGAACGCATTTCATGAGCAAGTTACACAGAAAGCAAACGTTTAAGAATTCAATGCTGATTCAGGATTTATCTTAGAGATCGTTGATTGAAAATTAATCTGATAGTTAAAAAATAGAATAAGAAATAAATTAAAGAGACGCGTAAGGAGAGGACCAATGGAAGATCGCATTATCTGTCAGGGAATCACATTTGATGATGTACTGTTACAACCTGCTTATAGTGAAGTCATGCCTTCAGAAGTCAGTGTTGCCAGCCAGCTCACTAAAAATATCCCTCTCAATGTTCCTATCATCAGCAGTCCTATGGACACCGTTACCGAAAGCGATATGGCCATTGGGATGGCACAAGAGGGAGGGGTTGGCATTATCCATAAAAACATGACTCCCGAACAACAGTCTATGCAGGTAGATCTGGTGAAGCGGAGCGAGCATGGTGTGATTGTGGATCCTGTGACACTACCACCGGAAGCGACAGTGGCAGAAGCTGCCGAAATAATGAAGCGCAGAAATATTGGTGGAGTACCTGTCACGAAAGATGGGAAACTTGCGGGGATTTTGACGAGTAGGGACTTAAGGTTTCTTGATTCACCTGAAACCCGAATTTCTGAAGTGATGACGAAAGAAAAGCTTGTAACGGCTGCGGAAGATACGACGCTTGAAGAGGCTCAACGGATATTATTGGAAAATAAGGTCGAGAAACTTCTGCTGGTTGACGAAAATTATCAACTGAAGGGGCTCATTACGATCAAAGACATCGACAAGACGATGCAGTTCCCGCTGGCCTCGAAAGATTCAAGAGGTCGGCTACGAGTTGGGGCTGCCGTGGGTGTATTTGATTTTGAGCGAGCCGCTTTACTGATTGAGAAAGGGGTTGATCTCCTGGTTGTTGATAGTGCTCATGGCCATTCTGGCAATGTTGTGCAGACTGTGAGAGAAATCAAAGACCGATGGGACATCGATGTCGTCGCTGGAAATGTGGCTACAGAACAAGGTGCCCGTGATTTGGCAGATGCGGGAGCGGATGCCGTCAAAGTCGGAATTGGACCTGGATCAATTTGTACAACTCGAATTATCTCAGGTGTGGGAGTTCCCCAGTTAACGGCCATTTCCAATGCGGCAAAAGCATTGGAAGGTTCGGGAGTTCCCGTGATCGCCGACGGGGGAATTCGTTTTAGTGGCGACATCGCCAAGGCACTGGCAGCCGGTGCTCATACGGTAATGTTAGGAGGATTACTTGCAGGTCTGGATGAGAGTCCGGGCGAGTTGATTTTATATCAAGGACGTAGTTTTAAACGTTATCGTGGTATGGGATCAATGGGGGCAATGGTTAAAGGCAGTAGCGAACGTTACCGCCAAAGTTCAATCAAACAAGATGGAAAGGACTCTGCTAAAAAACTCGTTCCTGAAGGAGTAGAAGGACGTGTCCCTTATAAAGGGCCACTTCAAAATCTGCTCTACCAGCTTGTAGGAGGACTTCGGGCAGGAATGGGATATTTAGGTGTCCAATCCGTCGCGGAAATGCGAACAGAGGCCAGATTTATTCAAGTCTCTGCAGCAACGGTTAGGGAGAACCATCCGCATGATATTTCAGTCACTCAGGAAGCACCAAATTACACGGCCGAACATTTACCAATGGAATAATGCTCGGCTACGATGGCTCATTGCTACAGTACTCACGCTCGGAATGGGTCCGTTTGCTATTGCTGATGATCCCTTCATTTCAGCAGATCCGTTTTCCTCGCGACCAGGAGCGTCTGCTCAAACATGGGAAGAGTTGAAAGGTCGCTCAGCAGAAAAACGCTGGGAGTCGATCTCACGAGAAAGCAAACGTGAGCTCAAAAAACAAAATAGAAAAGCGCGTAAAGAACAACGTAGATCAAACAAGAATTCCAACGAAATGGAATTCGTACCCGTATTTCGACAGATTCCTGATGATCTTCCTGATACCACCTCTGAGTCAGAAACGACTCTACCTGACTCAACTGGTTTCAAGCCAATTCCTGATCAAAACAGTGATGCACCATTGACCGATGTTAGTACTCCAGATGAATCCTTCAAAACGATCGGTCTAGAAGAAAAACAACCTGTTACTGACACGTCAACTACCAATCTAAAATTCAACAGCACAGAAACTGTGACTCCTGTTGAACAACCGGATAATACGGTTCCGATATTTCCCAATACAAGTGGATCAGATTTTGTCACAACACAAAACCAAAAGAAATATGAAGACGCCGCAGCGGCTCCTCAGTCTGATGACCTGCTGCTTTCAACCGAAGACCTGGAAGATGAAGTACCACACTTGTTAAAAAAAATATCGGGCATCAAACCATTCTTTGATTATGAGCCGGATCCTCAAATTGCCGAAAAAGAGCCGTGTCGAAACCTCTGTCCCCGACCTGATGGGAAACCCTGTAAAATCAATGAAAGCGGGGGAGAAACCATTCTGGATTGTCCCCGAGAATTTGAATTAAGTCGCGAACCTTATCAGGGACGCAATTTCTCAGAAAGTATTTATACCTGGGAAGCTTCCAATCTCAACTACAACCCACTCTATTTTGAAGATCCCAACCTGGAACGATACGGTCTTTCACGAAAAGATTTGGTTCAGCCTTTTGTATCCATGGGACGGTTCACAGGTCAATTACTCGCACTACCATACAAAATGAGTATCGATCCGATCCGTAAAAAGATTTATCCATTGGGATACTATCGTCCGGGTGGATACACTCCTAAACGCATCAACGGAATTCCCTGGAATACTAAAGCTGCCATTACTCAAGGACTTACAGCAACTGGTCTTGTTTTCCTTCTGCCATAAATCAACGGTGGTTGCTCAAGCATACTAATTTCGATATTCTCTAAACACACCTTGGCCAACTCGTTCAAGGTGTGTTTTGTTTTTGAATCCACTGCTAGTTTTGAGCGACAGAGGGAGTAAACTCTGAATTATGTCTAATGACCCTGTCAACAATGTCTCTTCTGCTTCCCAGGCATTAGCCAATGATATTATTCAACGCGTTGCCAAACTGGTCAAAGATGCGGAAGCAGAAACCAGGCCACTCGAACTTGATCCCTATCGAAGTCAGTTGTTTGAGTTGTTCGTTATGGCTGATGCTGCTGGGTTTGTCTCAGAAGAAGCCGAGATTGATCTTACTGCTGACAATCTCTGTCGAGAACTGGCAAAGCACTGGGGATTGAAGTCAGCTACACAAGACGCAATGGAAGCACAATCAAAACTCCCACCGGAACATGTCAACAAAATGCGTACACTCTGGTCGGTATTGAGACTCTGGATGGAATGGGATTATGCCTGGAAACGTTGGGAAGAGTTTCATACTAGTGATACACATCGATAGGCATTAGTCATTTGATTTAACAGGGAACACTTGTCGTATTTGTCTTTCAAACAAAACAGGGTTGACTTGCTCAAGTCTCCCGGAAAACTCTTTTTGGGCCATAAAAACCAGTATTGATTTTGCGATTGACTCTCAGCTGCGCCTGCTTAAATTGCGTGATCTGCGTCGCGCGCGAGAGAGAGAAAGAATTTTTTAGTGCACCCCTTTCTCCCAGTAATTAATTTTTAGTGATAACCTCACTTGTTTTTGTGAATCGGGTAGTGCTTACAGCTAACTAGTTCCTAGTTCACAGTCTCATTTTCGTTGTTATCAAACTTGTTCATGACATATTCACTCCTTTTCATCCGTCTCTCAATTCATATCAATTCGCATTCGCGCAGGATTCAAAAAGAGTACGATCTGCCAAACCGCCGATAATTATCTATGAACGGAACGAGTGATACCAGAATTGTTCGATTTGCTGGCTGGCGCGTTCTTGGGTAAAAAGTTCCAATGCGCGCTGTCGCCCAGCGAATGCCAGATTCTTTAATAGATCCTGATCGTTCAAGCTCTGTTCAACGGCCTTTGCTAATTGTGCGGGGTCGTTTGCTGCAACGAGTAGTGCAGAATTTTCATGCTGCACAATCTCTCTGGTTCCACCAACATCAGTCGTCACGATTGGTAACCCACTGGCAAGAGCTTCCAGCAAGACTCTGCCTAGAGGTTCCTGTTTGGCCGGATGGATTAACAAATCGGCTTCGTTCATTAATCGATCAATATCTTCCCGGTATCCCAGGCGATGCAGGCGGCCTTGTAAAATCGGGGTTTCGAATGCCGTACTGACTGCTTGATCGAAGTCGATACTCTCCTGTTTTTGAGAGTGCCTCTCTCCGACTAACAGAAAATGTAAGTTCTGGTGTCCCCGCTCTGCCAGAATGGTGGCTGCTCGTGCCAAAATATCCTGGCCCTTGCGTAAGCCGATTTGGCCAATGGTCAAGCAGAGTCGATCATCATTTTTCAGTCCTAGTTCCTGTTTGAGAATTCCCGTTACAGGACGTGGTTGAAAGCGATTTGTATTCACACCGTTATAGCAGACCGTTACTTTTTCCGGCTGAAGGCCCTGGGCAATGTGAAACTTTTTTGTTGCCTCGGATACCGCGACTAAACGTTGATTCTGATTCAAATCCCGTATCGCCGCTTTGCTGAGTTTGATGATATCGCGTAAGTGTCCTGAACAGGGAACAGGAATCTGTTCAGTCAGCGCACCTGTAAGCCGCGACATGGAAAGACTGTTGGCATGCAGCAAATCAAAAGCATCTGATTTCAAAATCGGTACAATTTGTAAGGCCAACTCTTCACGCGACAGACGCCGCCCTCGTTCATTATGAAATGAAATGGGATGATATTCTATGTTTAACTGCGCAAGCTGTGAATGTAACAAGCCGTCTGCAGGGCAGAACGCACTGAATTCAAATGAACATTGATGCAGCTGAGAAAGTACGGCGAGCATAGAGTGTTCGCCCCCATTCAATGAACCAAACTCAAATAAGAGGGCTATGCGTTTCACGTCTCAATCAGCTTTGGTTTGTTGATCTAGTTTCGCTCTTAACACAGCTTCTTTGGTTTTTCTCAGGCCTGTCTGGGCGACGACGAGGGGATCTTGCTGCCAGTATTCCTTGTTGAATAATTCCAGCGACAAAACACCACGAAACCCGGCTTGATGCATGGAACGGAAAATTTCCGACAAGGGAGCCACTCCATCACCAGGGTAAACACGGTGCGAATCGTTCATAGTTTCACGAGGAGGATTGGCGGGATAATCATTTACGTGAAAGACTTGCACGGCCGATCCACTCAATAAACCCAGGCCTGCAAAATCGGAGCCTCCCTTAAAAATGTGGTAGACATCAGGTAATAAACAGGCTTTGGGATGTCCACTTTCAATGGCAACAAACATTGATTCGCCTAAGCGTGAAAGTGATTTTGAAAATCCCCAGACTTCTACTTGAGGTACCACTTCCATCTGATCGCCGAGTTCCAATAATGCGCGATAACGTTTTGCTGCTTCAAACAAATTGAGGTCACTCTGTTTGGTGGCGCCGGTAGGAGGAGCGGCGATACGAACTCCATCAATTTGACGCAGTGTATCCATATCCCGCTTGGCCTGTTCCAGACCTTTTTGACGTTTCTGATCATCGTCCAAGATCCATTGCGCAAAACCGATGGCACTTTCGACAGTCAAGCCAGAATCTTTGATGCGTTTTCGTAAGTCGGATAAGGAACCACCCTGTTGGACATACACGTCGATATCACGCATCCAGGGTTCAATAGAATCGTAACCGGCTTTGGCTGTCAGATCGATTTGTTCAACAATTCCCAGCTTCTGACCTCGAATCGTACTGGTATTGAAACAGTAGCCAAATGGCTCGGCTGTACTACGTTTACGAGCAGGGCTCGTGGAAGCATAGGTGGTGGTAGAAAATCCGGCAGCCAGGGCAGTTCCTGTTGCCGCCAGTAATTCTCGTCGGTTGAGGTTGGTTTGCATGAAGATCATTCCAGTAGGTTGATAGCTTAGGTTTTTCTTTCTTCTAAGCTATCGCAACCTCTGACCATTTTCAACCTGTTCCCATCCCTCGGTCAAAGGCGTCCAGATCTCGCTGAAACAGGCTGAGTACCTTATGTAATGTTTCCCGGTTGATTTTCCAACTGGGATTATCAACCGTATAGCGATTACAGTGATCCACAATCAATCGGTAAAGAAACTTAAACAAATGACGCGGGACTCTCAATTGAGCAAATAAAGCAATTAATTCTTGCTCAGAAATCGAATCATCGAAAAAATCTCGAACGGATGGCTTACTACTTTGATCCGTAGCACACGCCCATACGCGATCACAGGCGACGTCGAAAAGAGATTCCCCGGTCCAATCCAAAGATGTGACCAGATTCTGTTTATCAAGGCGCGAGCGTTCATAAAATTCCTTTTCCTCGCGCTGTAGATAATAAACCACATCGGAGGGTAACAGGAGTTTGAAAGCCACGCCCGGATGTTTTAATAATTTGTTGTCAAACATCGGCCAAAGCAGGTCTCGCATTCGTTCAGCAGAACCATTCACAAGTTGAGGTTCATCCACACGGTCAACCAAAATAATGATGTTAGCAAAACCCAACTTTTTGAGGATTGTCTGGAATTTTGTCAGCAGTTCATAACGATCATCGCTCCGATCACGGTAGGGTATGGGTTGCCCCGCGAGTTCTCTGCGTTCAATACGTGAGAGAATTTTTCTTAAAGCATTCGGCAGATGATCAAATACCCGAACTTCACGCGTGACGCGCCACGCTTTCCACAGCAAAGTGGTTTGTCTCCATAACCAGGGTGCCCAACCCGCAAACATGATCAGCCAGATCCACCATTGCCCGAAATCTTTCCAATTACCCAGATAGAACACGAGACCAACAGTGGTGAGAGTTACTAAAAATCCGAGGCCACGCTCCCATTCGGTCTTCCAATAACGGAATTTCAGCCTTCGTCTCAAACGATTCCAACGCTGTACCGCTGGCATATCCAGGCTATTGTCATAAAAGGCTGCCAGTAATAACAGGTCTCGTTTTTCTAAATGAGATAACTGTGAACTCTGTGCTTTCGAAACGGAATTGATATTATCTTTTTCTGAATCTTTGGGAGCGATCATCTGACCAATTAATTGCGTGGTCCCCAGAGAAAGAATGGCATCCATATGATCCCACATTCGCCAATACGAGAGTAGTCGTTCAGGACGTCGTTTCCTGCCCGAATAGCGTTCCCTGAAGCAATCCAGAAAGGGGTTGAAATCATCGTACTCGATGACAAACACACGGTTTTCTGGATGTTCCGTATTATGCTTTTGCAATTGTTCGATCATCTGCATCCGAATGGCCGTTTTTCCGGCTCCCTTCTCTCCAAATACCACAGATGTGGAGGGATTGG
The Gimesia aquarii DNA segment above includes these coding regions:
- the rsmA gene encoding 16S rRNA (adenine(1518)-N(6)/adenine(1519)-N(6))-dimethyltransferase RsmA encodes the protein MQLFEQHGFNPRSDLGQNFLIDLNIIEYVVDHGHIQPNDIVLEVGTGTGGMTTFMAQQAKHVISVEYDQNMYTLASEAIQNYQNVTLLNCDALKNKNNLSPQVLSAIDEQREANPGSRLKLVANLPYNIATPIVSNLVASDLPWDRMVVTIQYELGLKMSCKPSTSNYGALSVWLQSQCFVKLLKKLGPTVFWPRPKVDSAIVQLTPNPPLKKKIRDRVFFQDFLRRVFQHRRKLMRSTLVSMYSKQLSKSEVDSILLEHGIVKEKTRAEELTVPSLIELANAFHEQVTQKANV
- the guaB gene encoding IMP dehydrogenase, yielding MEDRIICQGITFDDVLLQPAYSEVMPSEVSVASQLTKNIPLNVPIISSPMDTVTESDMAIGMAQEGGVGIIHKNMTPEQQSMQVDLVKRSEHGVIVDPVTLPPEATVAEAAEIMKRRNIGGVPVTKDGKLAGILTSRDLRFLDSPETRISEVMTKEKLVTAAEDTTLEEAQRILLENKVEKLLLVDENYQLKGLITIKDIDKTMQFPLASKDSRGRLRVGAAVGVFDFERAALLIEKGVDLLVVDSAHGHSGNVVQTVREIKDRWDIDVVAGNVATEQGARDLADAGADAVKVGIGPGSICTTRIISGVGVPQLTAISNAAKALEGSGVPVIADGGIRFSGDIAKALAAGAHTVMLGGLLAGLDESPGELILYQGRSFKRYRGMGSMGAMVKGSSERYRQSSIKQDGKDSAKKLVPEGVEGRVPYKGPLQNLLYQLVGGLRAGMGYLGVQSVAEMRTEARFIQVSAATVRENHPHDISVTQEAPNYTAEHLPME
- a CDS encoding glycosyltransferase family 4 protein, with amino-acid sequence MKRIALLFEFGSLNGGEHSMLAVLSQLHQCSFEFSAFCPADGLLHSQLAQLNIEYHPISFHNERGRRLSREELALQIVPILKSDAFDLLHANSLSMSRLTGALTEQIPVPCSGHLRDIIKLSKAAIRDLNQNQRLVAVSEATKKFHIAQGLQPEKVTVCYNGVNTNRFQPRPVTGILKQELGLKNDDRLCLTIGQIGLRKGQDILARAATILAERGHQNLHFLLVGERHSQKQESIDFDQAVSTAFETPILQGRLHRLGYREDIDRLMNEADLLIHPAKQEPLGRVLLEALASGLPIVTTDVGGTREIVQHENSALLVAANDPAQLAKAVEQSLNDQDLLKNLAFAGRQRALELFTQERASQQIEQFWYHSFRS
- a CDS encoding sugar phosphate isomerase/epimerase family protein; amino-acid sequence: MQTNLNRRELLAATGTALAAGFSTTTYASTSPARKRSTAEPFGYCFNTSTIRGQKLGIVEQIDLTAKAGYDSIEPWMRDIDVYVQQGGSLSDLRKRIKDSGLTVESAIGFAQWILDDDQKRQKGLEQAKRDMDTLRQIDGVRIAAPPTGATKQSDLNLFEAAKRYRALLELGDQMEVVPQVEVWGFSKSLSRLGESMFVAIESGHPKACLLPDVYHIFKGGSDFAGLGLLSGSAVQVFHVNDYPANPPRETMNDSHRVYPGDGVAPLSEIFRSMHQAGFRGVLSLELFNKEYWQQDPLVVAQTGLRKTKEAVLRAKLDQQTKAD